One Silene latifolia isolate original U9 population chromosome 4, ASM4854445v1, whole genome shotgun sequence DNA segment encodes these proteins:
- the LOC141652612 gene encoding uncharacterized protein LOC141652612: MQSLGLKICPDFNIKRCNFRNKINGFSEFELGFKKNWCCSRINGDNNVKYCKIVACSSPRNVGGESPSPSQSPNPNSGSGQSGLLSRTHTYAMLKQQMEVAAKAEDYKEAARIRDSLRLFEEEEPVLRLRRLLKEAIAEERFQDAAMYRDELNEISPHSLLKCSSDATTLGIRVQVRSVYIEGRSQPSKGLYFFAYRIRITNNSDRPVQLLRRHWIITDANGKTENVWGIGVIGEQPVILPRTGFEYSSACPLSTSSGRMEGDFEMKHIDKTGSRTFNVAIAPFSLSTLGDDSDPF, encoded by the exons aTGCAATCTTTGGGTCTAAAAATTTGCCCAGATTTTAACATTAAAAGATGCAATTTTAGAAATAAAATCAATGGTTTTTcagaatttgaattgggttttaaaaaaaattggtgTTGTTCAAGAATTAATGGAGATAATAATGTGAAATATTGCAAGATTGTAGCTTGTTCTTCTCCAAGGAATGTTGGTGGTGAAAGCCCAAGCCCGAGTCAAAGCCCAAACCCGaattcgggttcgggtcaaagtGGGTTGTTGTCTAGGACCCACACTTATGCTATGCTTAAGCAACAAATGGAGGTGGCTGCTAAAGCTGAG GATTATAAAGAAGCTGCTAGAATACGCGATTCATTAAGATTATTTGAGGAAGAAGAGCCCGTTTTGCGATTGAGGAGACTTTTGAAAGAGGCTATTGCTGAGGAGAGGTTTCAG GATGCTGCAATGTATAGGGATGAACTCAATGAGATTTCTCCACATTCTCTACTGAAGTGTTCAAGTGATGCTACAACCTTG GGGATCCGTGTCCAAGTTCGGAGTGTCTACATTGAAGGACGTAGCCAGCCCTCCAAAGGCCTGTATTTTTTCGCATATAGGATTAGGATAACTAACAATTCAGACCGTCCTGTACAATTATTGAGGCGGCATTGGATCATTACAGATGCCAATGGGAAAACCGAGAATGTCTG GGGTATAGGAGTTATTGGGGAACAGCCGGTTATACTTCCGAGGACTGGTTTTGAATACTCTTCAGCATGTCCCTTAAGTACTTCTAGCGGAAGAATG GAgggtgattttgaaatgaaacACATTGACAAAACGGGATCAAGGACATTCAACGTAGCAATTGCCCCGTTTTCACTTTCTACCCTTGGTGATGATAGTGATCCTTTTTGA
- the LOC141652613 gene encoding uncharacterized protein LOC141652613 produces the protein MGASTGTARVTWQPQTTGDTSTSSYWLNWRVLLCAILVLISMGFASFLISKFEGPRNVNSNSNSNNNNNNVGRSQCGRDRRDENDGVLYADEVWKPCLDGIHPGWLLAFRVCAFFVLLILLIVNAIVDGASIFYYYTQWTFTLVTIYFGLGSVISMHGCYEYHSKASGERVHNERIDSERGDYIISVYGGTPNAAKNNWSSRQLVDHSRPTAGFWGYILQIIFQMNAGAVMLTDMVFWFILVPFLSTKNYDLNFFIINMHTVNLVFLLGDTALNSLHFPWFRIAYFILWTSFFVIFQWVLHACISIWWPYPFLDLSSSFAPLWYSAVAIMHIPCYGIFFLIIKLKHVVLSRYFPHSYTYCNR, from the exons ATGGGTGCATCAACCGGAACAGCTAGAGTAACATGGCAACCGCAAACAACCGGAGATACTTCAACTTCAAGTTATTGGTTAAATTGGAGAGTTTTATTATGTGCAATATTGGTATTAATATCAATGGGTTTTGCTTCTTTTCTTATATCAAAATTCGAGGGACCGAGAAATGTTAACTcgaatagtaatagtaataataataataataatgtcggTCGATCGCAATGTGGGAGAGATAGAAGGGATGAAAATGATGGAGTTTTGTATGCTGATGAAGTTTGGAAGCCTTGTCTTGACGGAATTCATCCTGGTTGGTTGTTAGCTTTTCGGGTTTGTGCATTTTTTGTGCTCTTGATTCTTCTCATTGTCAATGCTATTGTCGACGGTGCCTCCATTTTCTACTACTATACTCA GTGGACTTTTACACTAGTGACTATATATTTTGGG CTAGGATCAGTGATTTCGATGCACGGTTGCTACGAGTATCATAGCAAAGCTAGCGGCGAGAGGGTTCATAATGAAAGGATTGATTCAGAAAGAGGTGATTACATTATTTCTGTATATGGTGGTACTCCAAATGCTGCTAAGAACAATTGGAGCTCTCGACAACTTGTCGATCATTCTCGTCCGACTGCCGGGTTTTGGGGATATATCCTTCAAATAATTTTTCAG ATGAATGCAGGAGCTGTGATGCTTACAGATATGGTGTTTTGGTTCATACTTGTGCCTTTCCTCTCAACAAAAAACTATGATCTCAACTTT TTTATAATAAACATGCACACGGTCAACCTCGTCTTCCTGCTCGGTGATACAGCATTGAATAGCTTG CATTTCCCTTGGTTTAGAATTGCATACTTCATACTATGGACATCATTCTTTGTCATATTTCAGTGGGTCCTTCATGCTTGTATTTCAATTTG GTGGCCGTATCCGTTCTTGGACTTGTCGTCGTCGTTTGCCCCATTATG GTATTCTGCGGTCGCAATAATGCATATTCCATGTTATGGCATCTTCTTTCTCATAATCAAACTCAAGCATGTTGTCCTGTCGAGATATTTTCCTCATTCCTACACGTACTGCAATCGATGA